A single window of Haloferax marinisediminis DNA harbors:
- a CDS encoding high-potential iron-sulfur protein, which translates to MGDEQRTRRRFIWLTSTVTVAGLAGCTGGGGGGGEAETEATTTPSESGSLGGVPEEYATATSVDGTQRNPESLSSQEAVAYQDEPKEGLQCSNCRYYIEDKNDDGLGACAIVEGEIAPEGYCVSYVEYEG; encoded by the coding sequence ATGGGAGACGAACAGCGGACGCGACGGCGATTTATCTGGCTGACCAGCACTGTGACCGTCGCAGGTCTCGCGGGATGTACTGGTGGCGGCGGTGGTGGTGGTGAGGCCGAGACCGAGGCGACGACGACACCTTCGGAATCGGGTTCGCTCGGGGGTGTCCCCGAAGAGTACGCCACAGCAACGTCAGTCGACGGGACACAGCGGAACCCCGAGAGTCTCTCGTCACAGGAGGCAGTCGCGTATCAAGACGAGCCAAAAGAGGGGCTACAGTGTTCGAACTGCCGTTACTACATCGAAGACAAGAACGACGACGGTCTCGGTGCGTGTGCAATCGTCGAAGGCGAAATCGCACCCGAAGGATACTGCGTCTCGTACGTCGAATACGAAGGATAG
- a CDS encoding heavy metal translocating P-type ATPase, translating into MSEHDGRVSDGRDTTTDPPDDACGCDDTCGVDVEEGLPPQRVPSDDAARSRAEFGVPDMDCPSCAGKVESSVRRLDGVGDIDPQVTTGRLVVDYDPDRTTIDDIRTSIEGAGYAVEDEPTVRTVTLTVPDMDCPSCAGKVENALETVPGVLDYDTRPTTGAAIVTVSADTDLSEVVEAVERAGYEVTGTDADELDDADTDDEPQSVWRSTRAMKTWVSGGFLAAGITVEFLLGLELVVASILGISFTLVEVLYILAAAIGGQEILRNGYYSARNRSLDIDFLMSAAIISAVTASLISPPTSLYFEAATLAFLFSVSELLERYSMDQTRNSLRELMDLSPDEATVRRDGAETVVPVEEVVVGDVVVVKPGEKIPVDGTVLDGDSAVNQAPITGESVPVDKTTGDEVYAGTVNEAGYLEVRVDSAAGDDTLSRIVSMVEDAQANKTEREQFVERFSSYYTPFMVVVAIAIATIPPLVFGLDWVTWFVYGITMLVLACPCAFVISTPVSVVSGITSAARNGVLIKGGTYLEAMGSVEAIAIDKTGTLTKGELTVTDVLPLNGNTEDDVLRCARGLEARSEHPIGEAIVSAADGKDVADRTVSGFQSITGKGVRAELDGVPHFAGKPGLFEELDFALEHTHVTDPADALSDDVRSLCDRQGCLNLVEDTIPRLQAEGKTVVLVGTEDELEGIVAVADEIRPDAKATVEKLRSFGLSVVMLTGDNEGTARAIAQQVGVDDFRAGLLPEDKVTAVEGLLDEYESVAMVGDGINDAPALATSTVGIAMGAAGTDTALETADIALMADDLSKLPYLYELSHQANHVIRQNIWASLAVKALLAVGVPFGFVSVALAVLAGDAGMTLGVTGNAMRLARIRPDE; encoded by the coding sequence ATGAGCGAACACGATGGACGTGTCTCGGACGGCAGAGACACGACCACGGACCCACCAGACGACGCGTGCGGGTGTGACGACACCTGCGGCGTCGACGTCGAGGAGGGTTTGCCGCCACAGCGCGTCCCCAGTGACGACGCTGCTCGCAGTCGTGCCGAGTTCGGCGTCCCCGACATGGACTGTCCGTCCTGTGCCGGAAAAGTCGAGTCGAGCGTCCGACGACTCGACGGCGTCGGCGACATCGACCCACAGGTGACGACGGGGCGTCTCGTCGTCGACTACGACCCTGACCGGACGACCATCGACGATATCAGAACCAGCATCGAGGGCGCGGGCTACGCCGTCGAAGACGAACCGACTGTCCGCACGGTCACGCTCACAGTCCCGGATATGGACTGTCCGTCCTGTGCGGGAAAGGTCGAAAACGCCCTCGAAACTGTTCCAGGAGTCCTCGACTACGACACGCGGCCGACGACAGGAGCGGCGATTGTCACTGTCTCCGCCGACACGGACCTTTCGGAGGTCGTCGAAGCGGTCGAACGTGCCGGATACGAAGTGACTGGAACCGACGCCGACGAACTCGACGACGCAGACACTGACGACGAACCGCAGAGCGTCTGGCGGAGCACCCGCGCGATGAAAACGTGGGTCAGCGGTGGGTTCCTCGCGGCGGGTATCACTGTCGAGTTCCTCCTCGGTCTGGAACTCGTCGTCGCCTCCATTCTCGGTATCTCGTTCACGCTGGTCGAGGTGCTGTACATCCTTGCTGCCGCAATCGGCGGGCAGGAAATCCTCCGAAACGGCTACTATTCCGCACGGAACCGCAGTCTCGACATCGACTTCCTGATGTCGGCGGCGATTATCAGCGCCGTGACGGCGAGTCTCATCTCTCCGCCGACGAGTCTCTACTTCGAGGCTGCGACGCTCGCGTTCCTCTTTAGCGTCTCTGAACTTCTCGAACGCTACTCGATGGACCAGACGCGAAACTCGCTGCGCGAACTGATGGACCTCTCTCCCGACGAGGCGACTGTTCGGCGCGACGGCGCCGAGACTGTCGTTCCGGTCGAAGAAGTCGTCGTCGGCGACGTCGTCGTCGTCAAACCCGGTGAGAAGATACCCGTCGACGGAACGGTCCTCGACGGCGACAGCGCCGTCAATCAGGCACCAATCACCGGTGAGTCTGTTCCCGTCGACAAGACCACTGGCGACGAGGTGTACGCCGGGACGGTCAACGAAGCAGGCTATCTGGAGGTCCGTGTGGACTCTGCGGCCGGTGACGACACGCTCTCGCGTATCGTCTCGATGGTTGAAGACGCACAGGCGAACAAAACCGAACGCGAACAGTTCGTCGAGCGCTTTTCGTCGTACTACACGCCGTTCATGGTCGTTGTCGCCATCGCCATCGCCACGATTCCACCACTCGTGTTCGGACTGGACTGGGTGACGTGGTTCGTCTACGGTATCACGATGCTCGTCCTCGCGTGTCCGTGCGCGTTCGTCATCTCGACGCCCGTCTCGGTCGTTTCCGGTATCACCTCGGCCGCCCGCAACGGCGTCCTCATCAAGGGTGGGACGTATCTCGAGGCGATGGGGTCGGTCGAAGCCATCGCCATCGACAAGACCGGAACGCTGACCAAGGGTGAACTCACCGTCACCGACGTCTTGCCGCTGAACGGGAACACCGAAGACGACGTTCTCCGGTGTGCTCGTGGCCTCGAAGCACGGAGTGAACACCCCATCGGCGAGGCAATCGTCTCGGCTGCCGACGGGAAGGACGTCGCCGATAGAACGGTCTCCGGATTCCAGAGCATCACCGGCAAAGGTGTCCGCGCCGAACTCGACGGCGTCCCACACTTCGCTGGGAAACCCGGACTGTTCGAGGAACTCGACTTCGCGCTCGAACACACCCACGTCACCGACCCCGCGGATGCGCTCTCAGACGACGTTCGGTCGCTCTGTGATAGACAGGGCTGTCTCAACCTCGTCGAAGACACGATTCCTCGCCTGCAAGCGGAGGGGAAGACGGTCGTCCTCGTCGGGACCGAAGACGAACTCGAAGGCATCGTCGCCGTCGCCGACGAGATTCGCCCAGACGCGAAAGCGACTGTCGAGAAACTTCGGTCGTTCGGTCTCTCCGTGGTGATGCTCACTGGCGACAACGAGGGCACTGCCCGCGCCATCGCCCAACAGGTCGGTGTCGACGACTTCCGGGCCGGACTGCTTCCGGAGGATAAAGTCACCGCCGTCGAAGGGCTTCTCGACGAATACGAATCGGTCGCGATGGTTGGCGACGGCATCAACGACGCACCGGCACTGGCGACGTCGACGGTCGGTATCGCCATGGGTGCCGCGGGCACCGACACTGCACTGGAGACTGCCGATATCGCACTCATGGCCGACGACCTCTCGAAACTCCCGTACCTCTACGAACTGTCGCACCAGGCGAACCACGTCATCCGCCAGAACATCTGGGCGTCGCTCGCTGTCAAGGCACTCCTCGCCGTGGGTGTTCCCTTCGGGTTCGTCAGTGTCGCGCTCGCCGTCCTCGCGGGCGACGCCGGCATGACGCTCGGTGTGACCGGGAACGCGATGCGACTCGCTCGGATTCGCCCCGACGAGTAG
- a CDS encoding DNA-binding protein — protein MTTDIDATRDRHVCETCGEAYPAEQLLVLHRGVRHPDALDASEVEAYREAYYEEERELKSFRIRALGVLVVLYFGFLILFIVFAS, from the coding sequence ATGACCACGGACATCGACGCGACACGTGACCGCCACGTCTGCGAGACGTGCGGCGAGGCGTATCCGGCCGAGCAACTGCTGGTCCTCCACCGGGGTGTTCGTCACCCTGACGCTCTCGACGCCAGCGAAGTCGAAGCGTATCGCGAGGCGTACTACGAAGAAGAACGCGAACTGAAGTCGTTCCGTATCCGCGCCCTCGGCGTCCTCGTCGTCCTGTACTTTGGATTCCTCATCCTGTTCATCGTCTTTGCCTCATGA
- a CDS encoding DUF7350 domain-containing protein, whose translation MRRRDALKTLGIGALTATAGCLGGFERQSAWRDPPLVENRPDAVYLPAITEGMKMYGMTTIGPYGVALSYSYPHRFWSVAGPELQKTVVEADDSVHLMASVWDHETGTVLPFDAGVTIEILRDGSLVSEEVAYPMLSQQMGMHYGSNYVLDGEGDYEARVTVGGTSLHRTGSFAGQFETVETATFEFTFETDELYDVELERLGDEAGTLGAVPAMEMMNVPTGALPAIDALPGDHLGRQTSGDAHFDAFVVDDGSPFDADGAYLYVSARTPYNEFVLPMMGVRGTVERDGTPVLDGERLRRTLDPELGYHYGVAVDSLESDDTVTLAVDVPPQVARHDGYETAFLSFDSMQFEL comes from the coding sequence ATGAGACGACGAGACGCCCTCAAAACCCTCGGAATCGGCGCACTCACAGCGACCGCAGGTTGTCTTGGTGGATTCGAACGACAGTCCGCCTGGCGTGACCCGCCGCTCGTCGAAAACCGCCCCGACGCGGTGTACCTCCCGGCCATCACGGAAGGGATGAAGATGTACGGGATGACGACCATCGGCCCCTACGGTGTCGCACTCTCGTACTCCTATCCGCACCGGTTCTGGTCGGTCGCCGGGCCGGAGTTACAGAAAACCGTCGTCGAGGCAGACGACTCAGTTCACCTCATGGCATCGGTGTGGGACCACGAGACGGGGACGGTCCTCCCGTTCGACGCCGGTGTCACGATCGAAATCCTCCGCGACGGCTCGCTCGTGAGCGAAGAAGTCGCCTACCCGATGTTGTCACAACAGATGGGGATGCACTACGGGTCGAACTACGTCCTCGACGGCGAGGGAGACTACGAGGCCCGAGTGACGGTTGGCGGCACGTCGCTCCACCGGACGGGGTCGTTCGCTGGACAGTTCGAGACGGTGGAGACCGCGACGTTCGAGTTCACGTTCGAGACAGACGAACTCTACGACGTCGAACTCGAGCGTCTCGGAGACGAGGCAGGAACGCTCGGTGCCGTCCCGGCGATGGAGATGATGAACGTGCCAACTGGCGCGCTCCCGGCAATCGACGCACTTCCCGGCGACCACCTCGGCAGGCAGACGAGTGGTGACGCACACTTCGACGCGTTCGTCGTCGACGACGGCTCTCCATTCGATGCCGACGGGGCTTACCTGTACGTCTCTGCGCGAACACCGTACAACGAGTTCGTCCTCCCGATGATGGGCGTCCGCGGGACCGTCGAGCGAGACGGGACACCTGTCCTCGACGGCGAGCGACTCCGCCGCACGCTCGACCCTGAACTGGGATACCACTACGGTGTCGCCGTCGACTCGCTCGAATCGGACGATACCGTGACGCTCGCCGTCGACGTCCCCCCACAGGTCGCTCGTCACGACGGGTACGAGACTGCGTTCCTATCGTTCGACTCGATGCAGTTCGAGCTGTGA
- a CDS encoding PAS domain S-box protein, whose product MDETPLDTHDGRAIATAYVGFGAVGILGGELVLSTLLGTPMASPLAIGKGLLFVVVSSVFVGFLVNRKNQRIARQQASVRTSLTKLENVVSASPVPIISVTPDKQVTRWNEAATETFGWTQEEVLGKQLPEVTSDRPVSVDQILDQTTEEEGLSNLEVELRRRDGSVGEFLLSTAVIRDDDGDVVELVGVFVDTTAQKQRERRLREFEMAVEQAGHAIYLTTPDGKITYVNPAFEHITGYTRDEAVGETPDILKSGEMDGSYYESLWETVESGDTWHERIVDQRKSGEFYTAVQTIAPIHQGDESIGYVAIQSDITESELAKQRLGVLNRMFRHNLRNRMNVIDGYAEMIRTDAANEETLDRANNIVTAANELVALAEKAQTVADLLESDGSTRYVVELIDEAVTRAQSYYPDSTATVDVEPGISELVDNRVGVAVNELVTNSLEHGGETVHVDVFRSPRNDERLVIRVSDDGPGLPKGEWDAIERGRETPLEHGTGMGLWLVHWVVTKAGGSTRLGTTPLGGAAVTLELPIDDGDDDARDDSAGVERTLRGTTLDSTDE is encoded by the coding sequence ATGGACGAGACGCCACTCGATACACACGACGGCCGGGCGATTGCAACCGCGTACGTCGGCTTTGGGGCGGTGGGTATTCTGGGGGGCGAACTCGTCCTCTCGACGCTCTTGGGGACGCCGATGGCGTCGCCGCTCGCGATCGGGAAAGGTCTACTGTTCGTCGTCGTCTCCAGTGTGTTCGTCGGCTTCCTCGTCAATCGGAAGAACCAGCGGATAGCACGCCAGCAAGCGTCCGTTCGGACGTCGCTGACGAAGTTGGAGAACGTCGTGTCGGCCTCGCCGGTTCCGATTATCTCGGTGACTCCCGACAAGCAGGTGACTCGCTGGAACGAGGCGGCTACAGAGACCTTCGGATGGACGCAAGAGGAAGTATTGGGCAAACAACTCCCGGAGGTGACGAGTGACCGACCGGTGAGCGTCGACCAGATTCTCGACCAGACCACCGAAGAAGAAGGCCTCTCGAACCTCGAAGTCGAACTTCGGCGGCGTGATGGGAGCGTCGGCGAGTTCTTACTCTCGACGGCGGTGATTCGTGACGACGACGGGGACGTGGTCGAACTGGTCGGTGTCTTCGTCGATACGACGGCGCAAAAACAGCGAGAGCGCCGACTCAGAGAGTTCGAGATGGCCGTCGAACAGGCAGGTCACGCCATATACCTCACTACGCCGGACGGTAAGATTACCTACGTCAACCCTGCGTTCGAGCACATCACGGGGTACACGCGCGACGAGGCCGTCGGTGAGACACCGGACATCCTCAAATCCGGAGAGATGGACGGTTCGTACTACGAATCGCTGTGGGAGACTGTCGAGTCGGGCGACACGTGGCACGAACGCATCGTCGACCAGCGAAAGAGCGGCGAGTTCTACACGGCGGTCCAGACCATCGCACCGATTCACCAGGGCGACGAGAGTATTGGGTACGTCGCTATCCAGTCCGACATCACCGAGTCAGAGTTGGCGAAACAACGACTCGGCGTCCTGAATCGCATGTTCCGACACAACCTCCGCAACCGGATGAACGTCATCGACGGCTACGCCGAGATGATTCGGACAGACGCAGCAAACGAAGAAACATTGGACAGGGCGAACAATATCGTCACCGCTGCGAACGAACTCGTCGCACTCGCCGAGAAAGCACAGACCGTTGCAGACCTCCTCGAATCCGACGGCAGTACCAGATACGTCGTCGAACTCATCGACGAGGCAGTCACTCGTGCCCAGTCGTACTATCCCGATTCGACCGCGACGGTCGACGTCGAACCGGGGATTTCAGAACTCGTCGACAATCGAGTCGGTGTGGCCGTCAACGAACTCGTGACCAACTCCCTCGAACACGGTGGTGAGACGGTCCACGTCGACGTGTTCCGGAGTCCAAGAAACGACGAGAGACTCGTTATCCGGGTGAGCGACGACGGCCCTGGCCTGCCAAAGGGTGAGTGGGACGCTATCGAACGCGGTCGTGAAACACCGCTCGAACACGGAACGGGGATGGGCCTGTGGTTGGTTCACTGGGTGGTGACGAAGGCAGGCGGGAGCACGCGGTTGGGTACGACACCACTCGGCGGAGCAGCAGTGACACTCGAACTGCCAAT